The following coding sequences are from one Methanosarcina sp. WWM596 window:
- a CDS encoding methyltransferase cognate corrinoid protein: MTNTKIFEKLTSAIVTQNITGIAQLTQEALAAGIPAIDIITKGLSVGMKIIGDKFEAAEIYLPQIMMSAKAMSVAMEILTPELEKTKVEGEETGLAITFVAEGDIHDIGHRLVSTMLGANGFEILDLGTDVLNETVVEEAAKHKGQKVLLVGSALMTTSMLGQKDLMDRLREENLKDSVKCMFGGAPVSRKWIEEIGADATAENAAEAAKIALEVMK, from the coding sequence AATACCAAGATTTTTGAAAAGCTAACCAGCGCGATCGTAACTCAAAACATCACAGGCATTGCACAGTTAACCCAGGAAGCCCTGGCTGCAGGAATTCCCGCAATTGACATTATCACAAAGGGCCTTTCCGTTGGAATGAAGATTATCGGGGACAAGTTCGAAGCCGCCGAGATTTACCTACCCCAGATCATGATGTCTGCAAAAGCAATGAGCGTTGCAATGGAAATCCTCACTCCTGAACTTGAGAAAACCAAAGTGGAAGGAGAGGAAACCGGACTTGCAATCACCTTTGTTGCAGAAGGAGACATCCACGACATCGGGCACCGCCTTGTTTCCACCATGCTCGGAGCAAATGGATTTGAGATCCTTGACCTCGGAACCGATGTCCTTAATGAAACCGTTGTAGAAGAGGCTGCAAAACACAAAGGACAAAAGGTCCTGCTTGTTGGCTCAGCCCTCATGACCACCTCCATGCTCGGCCAGAAAGATCTCATGGACAGACTCAGAGAAGAAAACCTCAAAGACAGTGTAAAATGCATGTTCGGAGGAGCCCCCGTATCCAGGAAATGGATCGAGGAAATCGGAGCGGATGCAACTGCAGAAAATGCTGCAGAAGCTGCAAAGATAGCCCTTGAAGTTATGAAATAA